AACGTCGCCGCGGTCGCGCGGACCGACGAGAACGGCGAGTACGTCGTCAGCGACCTGCCGGAGGGCGACTACACCGTGGTCGCCAGCGGGTACCCGCCCGCGACGAGCCAGGTCAACCTGCCCGGTGGCGGCGACATCCAGCACGACGTCCGGCTGGGGTACGAGCAGGTCCTCGGCCAGCTCGGCGACCCGGCGAACAACGGGGTGGAGCACTCATGAGCGGATTGCGCGCGCAGATCCGCACGGCCGAGGGCTGGGCGGTGGCGAACGCGGTGCTGACCGTGACGGACATGAGCGGCCAGCAGGTCGCCCGCGCCGTCGCCGACGAGACGGGAGCGGTGGTCACGCCACCGCTGCCCGCGGGCGTCTACACCGCGGTCCTCACCGCCGCCGGGTACGCCCCGGTGGCGCGGACCGCGCAGATCGGGTCGGACGGGTCGGGCTCGCTCGGCGACCTGGTGGTGACCCCGGTGGCGGGCGCCGTCGAGCTGCCGCCCGCCGGGCCGTGGACGATCGACCCGGTGCACTCCAGCGCCGTGGCGACCGCGCGGCACCTGGGCATCGCCAGCATCAAGGCGCGGTTCTCCGACATCAGCGGCCGCATCGAGATCGGCCGCCCCGCCGAGCAGTCGCGGGTCGAGGCGGAGATCAAGGCCGCGAGCATCGACACCGGCATCAAGATGCGCGACGACCACCTGCGGTCGCCGGAGTTCCTGGACGTCGAGTCCTACCCGGTGATCGGGTTCGTCAGCACCGGGATGCGGCAGCGCGGCGCCGACACCTGGACGCTGGCCGGGGAGCTGACGCTGCACGGCGAGCGCAAGCCGATCGAGCTGGACCTGACCTACGGCGGGTACGGGCCCGACCCGTGGGGCGGGGTGCGGGTCGCGTTCCACGCGGAAACGCAACTGCACCGGAACGATTTCGCGATCAATTACAACGCGATGGTGCGCGCCGGGGTCGCCGCGATCGGGTCGAACATCAAGATCGAACTCGACATCGAGGCTGTTCAGGGCGAGTCGCTGCCGCAAATGTGAGCGGATGCGCGGTCGCACACGCTGTTCGGTGTGCGACCGCGTTCCGTAACGATCATCTGTTTTCCGCCGATCGGCTGACTGTTGGTTGCGTGCGGCACGTACGCTTTCCGGGTGACTTTCGACTTCGCCGCGTCCGAAGCCGTCGGCGTTGGCTGGTTGAACACCGCCGGCCCGCTGCTGGTCTGGGTCATCGTGCTCAGCTTCGTGTTCATCGAGTGCGCGCTCATCATCGGGCTGTTCCTGCCGGGGGACTCGCTGCTGTTCGCGGCCGGGGTCGTACTCGCCTCGCACGGGGCGCACGCGAGCGCCTGGCTGCTGTCCGGGGCCGCGCTCGTCGTCGCGGTGATCGGCAACCAGGTCGGCTACTACATCGGCCAGCAGACCGGGGTCCGGTTCATCGCCCGGCGCGGGGGCAAGGTGCTGAACCGGCACAACCTCGAACGGGCGCGGGAATTCCTCGACCGCAAGGGCTTCTTCGCGATCGTGGCGGCCAGGTGGATCCCGTGGATCCGCACGCTGGCGCCCCTCATCGCGGGCGCCGCGCGGATGGACTCGCGACGGTTCATGCTCGCCACCACGATCGGCGGCGTGTTCTGGGTGCCGACGCTGGTGCTGATCGGCTACTACGGCGCCGGCCTGCTGGACGCGATCCCGTGGGTCAAGACCGTGCTGGTGTGGCTGTCGGTCGCGTTCTTCGTGGTCGGCACGGGTTACGGCTTCGTGCGGTACCGGCAGGAGAT
The window above is part of the Amycolatopsis thermoflava N1165 genome. Proteins encoded here:
- a CDS encoding YceI family protein is translated as MSGLRAQIRTAEGWAVANAVLTVTDMSGQQVARAVADETGAVVTPPLPAGVYTAVLTAAGYAPVARTAQIGSDGSGSLGDLVVTPVAGAVELPPAGPWTIDPVHSSAVATARHLGIASIKARFSDISGRIEIGRPAEQSRVEAEIKAASIDTGIKMRDDHLRSPEFLDVESYPVIGFVSTGMRQRGADTWTLAGELTLHGERKPIELDLTYGGYGPDPWGGVRVAFHAETQLHRNDFAINYNAMVRAGVAAIGSNIKIELDIEAVQGESLPQM
- a CDS encoding DedA family protein, translating into MTFDFAASEAVGVGWLNTAGPLLVWVIVLSFVFIECALIIGLFLPGDSLLFAAGVVLASHGAHASAWLLSGAALVVAVIGNQVGYYIGQQTGVRFIARRGGKVLNRHNLERAREFLDRKGFFAIVAARWIPWIRTLAPLIAGAARMDSRRFMLATTIGGVFWVPTLVLIGYYGAGLLDAIPWVKTVLVWLSVAFFVVGTGYGFVRYRQEMRRPVEEEPDNEYPAAA